The window GCCGGCCGGCACGCCACGCGCGTGACCGCGACCGACGTCAATCCGCGCGCGCTGCACATCACCGCCCTGACGCTGGCGCTGTCCGGCGCGCGGGCCGCCGATCTGCGCCAGGGCTCGCTGTTCGAGCCGGTCCATGACGACGAGCGGTTCGACCTGATCGTGTCGAACCCGCCCTTCGTGATCTCCCCGGGCGCCCGGCTGACGTACCGCGACGGCGGGATGGCTGGGGACGATCTGTGCCGCACGCTCGTCCAGGAGGCGGGCGACCGGCTGAACGAGGGCGGATTCGCGCAGTTCCTCGCCAACTGGCAGCACGTCGAGGGCGAGGACTGGCAGGACAGGCTCAGGTCCTGGGTGCCCCGCGGGTGCGACGCGTGGATCGTGCAGCGCGAGGTGCAGGACGTCACGCAGTACGCCGAGCTGTGGCTGAGGGACGCGGGCGACCACCGCGGTGACGCCGCGGAGTACCAGGAGCGGTACGACGTCTGGCTGGAGGAGTTCGAGGCGCGCAAGGTCAGGGCCGTGGGCTTTGGCTGGATCACGCTGCGCAGGACAAGCTCCGCGACGCCCTCGATCACCGTGGAGGAGTGGCCGCACCCGGTGGAGCAGCCGCTCGGCGACACCGTCCAGGCGCACTTCGCCCGCGTCGACTACCTGCGGGAACACGACGACGCCGCCCTGCTCGACGGTCACTTCCGGCTCGTGCGCGAGGTGGTCCAGGAGCAGGTCGGACTGCCCGGCGCCGAGGACCCCGAGCATGTCGTGCTGCGCCAGAACCGGGGGATGCGCCGGGCCACCGCGGTGGACACGGTGGGCGCCGGCTTCGCCGGTGTCTGCGACGGCACGCTGAGCGCCGGCCGCATCCTGGACGCCATCGCCCAGCTGATGGGCGAGAGTCCGCTTCTCCTGCGCGACCGCACACCGGCCCAGATCCGCCTGTTGGTGGAGCAGGGTTTCATCGAACCGGCGCAGAAACCGGGGGAAGAACCGGCTCAGTGACCGGTTCGGCGACCGGATCAGTGATCGGTTCGAGCGACCGGTGAGGCTGCGGGGGCGACGGCGAGTTCTCGTCGTTTCCGCGGCCTGTCAGTCCGTTTCGATCGGGCTCGGCCATGCTTTTCGATCCTTGCCTGGGGTCGGGCGGGAAAAGGCGGAAAAAAAAGCGGAGAACTTGATTCCCGTCACGTGCGGAAGGGGTGGGAGCACCGCCCCGGGAAGCGGGCCGACTCGTGTTCACCGCGGGTTCGTGCCGTCGTCGCCCGCGGCTGTCAGCCTCCCGTACCGGGGCACGCGGGGACGGGAGAGCACGTACATGGAGAGCGGTCCGGCGATCTTCACGGGAACGGTGTTCTCCCTGTTCGGAGCAGCCTTGTTGGGGTGGACGGCGGTCCGGGTCCGGCACCGGGAGACCATCGCCGCCGGCCTGCCGCGCACCGCGTCGGCGACCGTCGCGACCCTGGCCGCCGTGACCGCCCTGACCCTCGGCGTGTGGTGCTTCGGGCGGCTGTGAGAGCCGCGGCGCCTGTCCGGTCTCCGTAACTGAGAAATCACCCTCCGCATCAGCGCGAACGGCCTGGTGAGCACTCCGGGCGGCAGGAAGGGGGGTAGTCGGGTTACCGTTCGAGTGGCCGTTGCGGGCTTTTCCCGTTTGACACGGGGGCGGGATGTACCGTCACACTCCGCAGCGTCACCACGACCCGACCCCCGGGAAATCAAGGCCTGGGGAGGCCCCAGCGTCGACCGGAGAGAAGAGCGAAGTTGTCCCCGACCAGCGAGACCGCACAGGGCGGCCGCCGACTCGTCATCGTCGAGTCGCCTGCCAAGGCGAAGACGATCAAGGGCTACCTCGGCCCCGGCTACATCGTCGAGGCGAGCGTCGGGCACATCCGCGACCTTCCCAGCGGCGCCGCGGAGGTGCCCGAGAAGTACACCGGCGAGGTCCGCCGCCTCGGTGTGGACGTGGAACACGACTTCCAGCCGATCTATGTCGTCAACGCGGACAAGAAGGCCCAGGTCAAGAAGCTCAAGGATCTGCTGAAGGAGTCCGACGAGCTGTTCCTCGCCACCGATGAGGACCGCGAGGGCGAGGCCATCGCCTGGCACCTTCAGGAGGTGCTCAAGCCGAAGATCCCGGTCAAGCGGATGGTCTTCCACGAGATCACCAAGGACGCCATCCGGGAGGCGGTCGCCAACCCGCGCCAGCTCAACCAGCGGCTGGTCGACGCCCAGGAGACCCGGCGCATCCTCGACCGCCTCTACGGCTACGAGGTCTCGCCCGTGCTGTGGAAGAAGGTCATGCCGCGGCTGTCGGCGGGCCGGGTCCAGTCCGTCGCGACACGGCTCGTGGTCGAGCGGGAGCGCGAGCGCATGGCGTTCCGCTCCGCCGCGTACTGGGACCTGACCGGCACCTTCGCGACCGGCCGCGCGGGCGACCCGAGCGACCCGTCGTCGCTGGTCGCACGCCTGCAGACCGTCGACGGCAGGCGCGTCGCGCAGGGCCGCGACTTCGACTCCCTGGGCCGGCTCAAGAACGAGAGCATCCTCCACCTCGACGAGGCGAACGCCCGTGCGCTAGCCGCCGCCCTGGAGGACACCCGCTTCTCCGTCCGCTCGGTCGAGTCCAAGCCGTACCGCCGCTCGCCGTACGCCCCGTTCCGTACGACGACGCTCCAGCAGGAGGCCAGCCGCAAGCTCGGCTTCGGGGCGAAGGCGACCATGCAGATCGCGCAGAAGCTGTACGAGAACGGCTTCATCACGTACATGCGTACGGACTCCACGACCCTGAGCGACACGGCGATCGCCGCCGCGCGCGCCCAGGTCACCCACCTCTACGGCGCCGACTACCTGCCGCCGCAGCCCCGTACGTACGCCGGCAAGGTCAAGAACGCGCAGGAGGCGCACGAGGCGATCCGTCCTTCGGGTGATCGTTTCCGCACGCCCGCCGAGACGTCCCTGACCGGCGACCAGTTCAAGCTCTACGAGCTGATCTGGAAGCGGACGGTCGCCTCCCAGATGAAGGACGCGACCGGCAACAGCGTGACCGTGCGGATCGGCGGCACCGCGGCCGACGGCCGGGACGTGGAGTTCAGCGCCTCCGGCAAGACGATCACCTTCCACGGCTTCCTCAAGGCGTACGTCGAGGGCGCCGACGACCCCAACGCCGAGCTCGACGACCGCGAGCGCCGGCTGCCCCAGGTCGGCGAGGGCGACGCGCTCACGGCCGAGGAGATCACGGTCGACGGCCACGCCACCAAGCCCCCGGCCCGTTACACCGAGGCCAGCCTGGTCAAGGAGCTGGAGGAGCGCGAGATCGGCCGCCCGTCGACGTACGCGTCGATCATCGGCACGATCCTCGACCGCGGCTACGTCTTCAAGAAGGGCACGGCTCTCGTGCCGTCCTTCCTGTCCTTCGCCGTGGTCAACCTCCTGGAGAAGCACTTCGGGCGGCTCGTCGACTACGACTTCACCGCCAGGATGGAGGACGACCTCGACCGCATCGCGCGCGGTGAGGCGAAGGCCGTGCCGTGGCTGAAGCGCTTCTACTTCGGCGAGACGGCGTCCGGCAGCGGCCCCGGCGGCGCCGCCGAGGCCGGCAACGGCGACGGGGACCACCTCGGCGGCCTCAAGGAGCTGGTGACGGACCTGGGCGCCATCGACGCGCGCGAGGTGTCGTCGTTCCCGGTCGGCAACGACATCGTGCTGCGGGTCGGCCGATACGGCCCGTACATCGAGCGCGGTGAGAAGGAGACCGACACCCACCAGCGCGCCGACATCCCGGACGACCTGGCCCCCGACGAGCTGTCCGTCGAGTTCGCCGAGGAACTGCTCGCCAGGCCGAGCGGCGACTTCGAACTGGGCGCCGACCCGGCCACCGGCCACACGATCGTCGCCAAGGACGGCCGCTACGGCCCGTACGTCACCGAGGTGCTCCCCGAGGGCACCCGGAAGACCGGCAAGAACGCGGTCAAGGCGCGTACGGCCTCGCTGTTCAAGTCGATGTCCCTGGACACGGTCACCCTGGACGACGCCCTGAAGCTCATGTCGCTGCCGCGTGTCGTCGGCGCCGACGCGGAGGGCCAGGAGATCACCGCGCAGAACGGCCGCTACGGTCCGTACCTGAAGAAGGGAACGGACTCGCGTTCCCTGCAGTCCGAGGACCAGCTCTTCACGATCACGCTGGAAGAGGCGCTGGCGATCTACGCCCAGCCCAAGCAGCGGGGCCGCGCGGCCGCCAAGCCGCCGCTGAAGGAGCTCGGCGCCGACCCGGTCAGCGGCAAGCCGGTCGTGGTGAAGGACGGCCGCTTCGGCCCGTACGTCACCGACGGCGAGACCAACGCGACTCTGCGCTCCGGCGACAGCGTCGAGGCGATCACCCCGGAGCGCGGTTTCGAGCTCCTCGCCGAGAAGCGCGCGAAGAGCCCGGCCAAGAAGACCGCGAAGAAGGCCGCCGCCAAGAAGACGACGGCGAAGAAGACGGCGTCCACGGCGGCGAAGAAGACCGCGGCGAAGAAGACGACCACCGCCAAGAAGACGGTGGCGAAGAAGACCACCGCGAAGAAGACCACCGCGAAGAAGACCACCGCGAAGGCGACGGCCGCCGAGGCGGCGGAGGACTGATCGCGCGGCGGATCCGTCACGGCTCCTCTCCGGAGGACCGGTCGCACCACGGATCCCTCACGGCTCCTTTGCAAAAGGCACGCCCCGGCATCACTTTGGTGTCGGGGCGTGCGCACCTCCGGTCGGTCACTCCGAGCTGTCGGTGCGTCCCGATAGGCTGAACGCATGACGCGAGCCGAGCAGCCAACGGCCCACACCTCCACACCCGACGACGCGCTCCTCACCGATTCCCGCGAGCGTGCCGTCCGCGCCCTGCTGCGTCGGCCGCAGTTGCGGCGGCTGTGGAGCGCCCAACTGGCCGAAGGCGTCGGGGACACCCTCGCGCTCCTGGTCCTGGTCGTCCTCGCCCTCCAGGCGGCGGCCGTCACCGGCTCTTTCGGCGGTGGCTACCGGGGCGTGGCCTTCGCAGTGGCGACGGTCTTCGGAGTGCGCGTCCTGGCGACGCTGTTCTTCGGCGCGGTCCTCCTCGGACCGCTCACCTCGCTCACCTCCCAGGAGGGGCCGCTCGACCGGCGCTGGACCATGGTCGGCGCCGACGGCCTGCGTGCCGCCCTGCTGATCGTCGCCCCGCTGTGGATCGACTGGACGCCGGACAACGCCCTGGTCCTCCTCCTGGTCACCGCCTTCGTGACCGGGGCCGCCGAGCGCCTCTGGAGCGTG of the Streptomyces sp. NBC_01788 genome contains:
- a CDS encoding class I SAM-dependent methyltransferase, which translates into the protein MGGVSDTSLPALPASDRPDVAARLRDALLGASFTADGLLELLGAPAYAALARSETVPAMRATRGDTPLELLVRLFLLQQPVPYARVADVLPAEACLETGWLVRVGADEVAAAVDVRPYGGLDGEDWFIVSDLGCAVGGAGGIGSRDEGVVLGVGGASTTLAGITVRTPVGSALDLGTGSGIQALHAGRHATRVTATDVNPRALHITALTLALSGARAADLRQGSLFEPVHDDERFDLIVSNPPFVISPGARLTYRDGGMAGDDLCRTLVQEAGDRLNEGGFAQFLANWQHVEGEDWQDRLRSWVPRGCDAWIVQREVQDVTQYAELWLRDAGDHRGDAAEYQERYDVWLEEFEARKVRAVGFGWITLRRTSSATPSITVEEWPHPVEQPLGDTVQAHFARVDYLREHDDAALLDGHFRLVREVVQEQVGLPGAEDPEHVVLRQNRGMRRATAVDTVGAGFAGVCDGTLSAGRILDAIAQLMGESPLLLRDRTPAQIRLLVEQGFIEPAQKPGEEPAQ
- the topA gene encoding type I DNA topoisomerase, which encodes MSPTSETAQGGRRLVIVESPAKAKTIKGYLGPGYIVEASVGHIRDLPSGAAEVPEKYTGEVRRLGVDVEHDFQPIYVVNADKKAQVKKLKDLLKESDELFLATDEDREGEAIAWHLQEVLKPKIPVKRMVFHEITKDAIREAVANPRQLNQRLVDAQETRRILDRLYGYEVSPVLWKKVMPRLSAGRVQSVATRLVVERERERMAFRSAAYWDLTGTFATGRAGDPSDPSSLVARLQTVDGRRVAQGRDFDSLGRLKNESILHLDEANARALAAALEDTRFSVRSVESKPYRRSPYAPFRTTTLQQEASRKLGFGAKATMQIAQKLYENGFITYMRTDSTTLSDTAIAAARAQVTHLYGADYLPPQPRTYAGKVKNAQEAHEAIRPSGDRFRTPAETSLTGDQFKLYELIWKRTVASQMKDATGNSVTVRIGGTAADGRDVEFSASGKTITFHGFLKAYVEGADDPNAELDDRERRLPQVGEGDALTAEEITVDGHATKPPARYTEASLVKELEEREIGRPSTYASIIGTILDRGYVFKKGTALVPSFLSFAVVNLLEKHFGRLVDYDFTARMEDDLDRIARGEAKAVPWLKRFYFGETASGSGPGGAAEAGNGDGDHLGGLKELVTDLGAIDAREVSSFPVGNDIVLRVGRYGPYIERGEKETDTHQRADIPDDLAPDELSVEFAEELLARPSGDFELGADPATGHTIVAKDGRYGPYVTEVLPEGTRKTGKNAVKARTASLFKSMSLDTVTLDDALKLMSLPRVVGADAEGQEITAQNGRYGPYLKKGTDSRSLQSEDQLFTITLEEALAIYAQPKQRGRAAAKPPLKELGADPVSGKPVVVKDGRFGPYVTDGETNATLRSGDSVEAITPERGFELLAEKRAKSPAKKTAKKAAAKKTTAKKTASTAAKKTAAKKTTTAKKTVAKKTTAKKTTAKKTTAKATAAEAAED